Proteins from a genomic interval of Hoplias malabaricus isolate fHopMal1 chromosome 13, fHopMal1.hap1, whole genome shotgun sequence:
- the rapgefl1 gene encoding rap guanine nucleotide exchange factor-like 1 isoform X2 — protein sequence MEKWDPKILLDDFMLTHPIFLASDKFQQVLLQQFGSEGRQGEGWHSWDGVERKQAVLSVAFRYLDTYRELLQEEGDRSNSFPKDLYLCAVQELSRFPELVEDVLKLQRWTEILHNPAEEDKESRKKQVRPLFRHFRRIDACLQPREAFRGSDEIFCRVYTPDHSYVTIRSRLSCRVGEILALVREKLQYSEDQPTQPANLILVAVTSSGEKAVFRPSDEAVFTTLGVNTHLFACEPAELESLMPLPEEIHWSPGDSKLHDMSAEEVANQLVVFDWELFSCVHEVEFVCYVFHGEQARWRPLNLELVLQRCSEVQHWVATEILQCQSLPKRVQLLRKFIKIAALCKQQQDLLSFLAIVLGLDNPAVSRLRLTWEGLPGKFRKQFQQFESLADPSRNHKSYRDLLASLRAPLIPFTPLLLKDLTFLHESCKTFHGELVNFEKMHKVAEMVRSIRRYRSTPLVMDAEPSPSHLQTKAYVRQLQVIDNQNLLFEMSCKLEPKDM from the exons aaaTACTCCTGGATGACTTCATGTTGACACACCCTATCTTCCTGGCATCCGACAAGTTTCAGCAAGTCCTACTTCAGCA GTTTGGGTCAGAGGGCAGGCAGGGAGAGGGTTGGCACAGCTGGGACGGAGTGGAGAGGAAGCAGGCAGTGCTGAGCGTGGCCTTCCGCTACCTGGACACGTACAGAGAACTGCTCCAGGAGGAAGGGGACAGGTCCAACAGCTTTCCaaag GACCTGTACCTTTGCGCTGTACAAGAGCTCAGCCGCTTCCCTGAGCTAGTGGAGGACGTCCTGAAGCTCCAACGCTGGACCGAGATCCTTCATAACCC TGCGGAGGAGGACAAGGAGAGTAGGAAGAAGCAGGTGCGTCCACTCTTTCGCCATTTCAGACGCATTGATGCCTGCCTGCAGCCTCGTGAGGCCTTTCGTGGCTCAGACGAGA TCTTCTGCAGGGTGTACACACCAGATCACTCATATGTGACCATCCGCAGCCGTTTGTCTTGCCGCGTGGGAGAGATTCTGGCTCTGGTGCGGGAGAAGTTGCAGTACAGCGAGGATCAACCCACCCAGCCTGCTAACCTCATATTGGTGGCGGTCACGTCTTCTGGAG AGAAGGCCGTGTTCCGTCCCAGCGATGAGGCCGTCTTCACCACCCTGGGCGTAAACACCCACCTGTTTGCCTGTGAGCCTGCAGAGCTAGAGAGCCTG ATGCCCCTCCCTGAGGAAATCCACTGGTCACCTGGAGACAGCAAGCTTCATGACATGAGTGCAGAGGAAGTAGCTAATCAACTGGTGGTCTTCGACTGGGAGTTATTCAGCTGTGTGCATGAg GTGGAGTTTGTGTGTTACGTGTTCCATGGGGAACAAGCacgctggcgccccctcaaccTGGAGCTGGTATTGCAGCGATGCAGTGAGGTGCAGCACTGGGTGGCCACCGAGATCCTGCAGTGCCAGTCACTGCCAAAGAGAGTGCAGCTGTTGCGCAAGTTCATCAAGATAGcagctct GTGTAAGCAGCAGCAGGACCTGCTGTCTTTTCTTGCCATCGTTCTGGGACTGGACAATCCTGCAGTTAGCCGCCTACGCCTTACCTGGGAG ggcttGCCAGGAAAGTTTCGGAAACAGTTCCAGCAGTTTGAGAGCCTTGCA GACCCCTCCAGGAACCACAAGTCATACAGGGACCTGTTAGCCAGTCTGAGGGCCCCGCTTATCCCATTTACTCCACTGCTGCTGAAAG aCCTGACCTTCCTTCACGAGAGTTGTAAGACCTTCCATGGGGAGCTGGTTAATTTTGAGAAGATG caCAAAGTGGCAGAGATGGTGCGGAGCATCAGGCGGTACAGGAGTACTCCACTAG